One region of Pan paniscus chromosome 5, NHGRI_mPanPan1-v2.0_pri, whole genome shotgun sequence genomic DNA includes:
- the LOC106634867 gene encoding lymphocyte antigen 6G6e-like isoform X2: MLQLYKSRDLGVQITSPRFLSLCLAMGTSSIFLCVLFLCGALGLTMSSARGRLRCYICGFTKPCHPVPTECRDDEACGISIGTSDAHC; encoded by the exons ATGCTCCAACTCTACAAATCCCGGGATCTCGGGGTGCAGATCACCTCTCCCAGATTCCTGAGCCTGTGTCTGGCCATGGGCACCTCCAGCATCTTCCTCTGCGTGCTGTTCCTCTGTGGGGCACTGG GTCTCACCATGTCCTCTGCCCGGGGAAGGCTCCGCTGCTACATCTGTGGCTTCACCAAACCCTGCCACCCTGTTCCCACCGAGTGTCGGGACGATGAAGCTTGCGGCATCAGTATTGGCACTTCAG atGCCCATTGCTGA
- the LOC100969283 gene encoding lymphocyte antigen 6 complex locus protein G6f isoform X2 → MAVLFLLLFLCGTPQTADNMQAIYVALGEAVELPCPSPPTLHGDEHLSWFRSPAAGSFTTLVAQVQVGRPAPDPGKPGRESRLRLLGNYSLWLEGSKEEDAGRYWCAVLGQHHNYQNWRVYDVLVLKGSQLSARAADGSPCNVLLCSVVPSRRMDSVTWQEGKGPVRGRVQSFWGSEAALLLVCPGEGLSEPRSRRPRIIRCLMTHNKGVSFSLAASIDASPALCAPSTGWDMPWILMLLLTMGQGVVILALSIVLWRQKVRGAPGRGNRMRCYNCGGSPSSSCKEAVTTCGEGRPQPGLEQIKLPGNPPVTLIHQHPACVAAHHCNQAETESVGDVTYPAHRDCYLGDLCNSAVASHVAPAGILAAAATALTCLLSGLWSG, encoded by the exons ATGGCAGTCTTATTCCTCCTCCTGTTCCTATGTGGAACTCCCCAGACTGCAG ACAACATGCAGGCCATCTATGTGGCCTTGGGGGAGGCAGTAGAGCTGCCATGTCCCTCACCACCTACTCTACATGGGGACGAACACCTGTCATGGTTCCGCAGCCCTGCAGCAGGCTCCTTCACCACCCTGGTAGCCCAAGTCCAAGTGGGCAGGCCAGCCCCAGACCCTGGAAAACCAGGAAGGGAATCCAGGCTCAGACTGCTGGGGAACTATTCTTTGTGGTTGGAGGGATCCAAGGAGGAAGATGCCGGGCGGTACTGGTGCGCTGTGCTAGGTCAGCACCACAACTACCAGAACTGGAGGGTGTACGACGTCTTGGTGCTCAAAG GATCCCAGTTATCTGCAAGGGCTGCAGATGGATCCCCCTGCAATGTCCTCCTGTGCTCTGTGGTCCCCAGCAGACGCATGGACTCTGTGACCTGGCAGGAAGGGAAGGGTCCCGTGAGGGGCCGTGTTCAGTCCTTCTGGGGCAGTGAGGCTGCCCTGCTCTTGGTGTGTCCTGGGGAGGGGCTTTCTGAGCCCAGGAGCCGAAGACCAAGAATCATCCGCTGCCTCATGACTCACAACAAAGGGGTCAGCTTTAGCCTGGCAG CCTCCATCGATGCTTCTCCTGCCCTCTGTGCCCCTTCCACGGGCTGGGACATGCCTTGGATTCTGATGCTGCTGCTCACAATGGGCCAGGGAGTTGTCATCCTGGCCCTCAGCATCGTGCTCTGGAGGCAGAAGGTCCGTGGGGCTCCAGGCAGAG GAAACCGAATGCGGTGCTACAACTGTGGTGGAAGCCCCAGCAGTTCTTGCAAAGAGGCCGTGACCACCTGTGGCGAGGGCAGACCCCAGCCAGGCCTGGAACAGATCAAGCTACCTGGAAACC cCCCAGTGACCTTGATTCACCAACATCCAGCCTGCGTCGCAGCCCATCATTGCAATCAAGCGGAGACAGAGTCGGTGGGAGACGTGACTTATCCAGCCCACAGGGACTGCTACCTGGGAGACCTGTGCAACAGCGCCGTGGCAAGCCATGTGGCCCCTGCAGGCATTTTGGCTGCAGCAGCTACCGCCCTGACCTGTCTCTTGTCAGGACTGTGGAGCGGATAG
- the MPIG6B gene encoding megakaryocyte and platelet inhibitory receptor G6b isoform X2 — protein MAVFLQLLPLLLSRAQGNPGASLDGRPGDRVNLSCVGVSHPIRWVWAPSFPACKGLSKGRRPILWASSSGTPTVPPLQPFFGRLRSLDSGIRRLELLLSAGDSGTFFCKGRHEDESRTVLHVLGDRTYCKAPGPTHGSVYPQLLIPLLGAGLVLGLGALGLVWWLHRRLPPQPIRPLPRFALSPPHSSTCENRAPEASKGGRAQDSRGPGPGTEPALCGSGPSSPQQAPPAVHSGPC, from the exons ATGGCTGTGTTTCTGCAGCTGCTACCGCTGCTGCTCTCGAGGGCCCAAGGGAACCCTGGGG CTTCTCTGGACGGCCGCCCTGGGGACCGGGTGAATCTCTCCTGCGTAGGAGTCTCTCATCCCATCCGCTGGGTCTGGGCGCCCAGCTTCCCGGCCTGCAAGGGCCTGTCCAAAGGACGCCGACCGATCCTGTGGGCCTCTTCGAGCGGGACCCCCACCGTGCCTCCCCTCCAGCCTTTCTTCGGCCGCCTACGCTCCCTGGACTCTGGTATCCGGCGGCTGGAGCTCCTCTTGAGCGCGGGGGACTCGGGCACTTTTTTCTGCAAGGGCCGCCACGAGGACGAGAGCCGTACAGTGCTTCACGTGCTGGGGGACAGGACCTATTGCAAGGCCCCCGGGCCTACCCATG GGTCCGTGTATCCCCAGCTCCTGATCCCGCTGCTGGGCGCTGGGTTGGTGCTCGGACTGGGAGCTTTGGGCCTGGTCTGGTGGCTGCACAG gcgcctgcccccgCAACCGATTCGACCACTCCCTAGATTTG CTCTGTCCCCCCCACATAGCTCCACTTGTGAAAACCGAGCCCCAGAGGCCAGTAAAGGAGGAAGAGCCCAAGATTCCAGGGGACCTGGACCAGGAACCG aGCCTGCTCTATGCGGATCTGGACCATCTAGCCCTCAGCAGGCCCCGCCGGCTGTCCACAGCGGACCCTGCTGA
- the CLIC1 gene encoding chloride intracellular channel protein 1, producing MAEEQPQVELFVKAGSDGAKIGNCPFSQRLFMVLWLKGVTFNVTTVDTKRRTETVQKLCPGGQLPFLLYGTEVHTDTNKIEEFLEAVLCPPRYPKLAALNPESNTAGLDIFAKFSAYIKNSNPALNDNLEKGLLKALKVLDNYLTSPLPEEVDETSAEDEGVSQRKFLDGNELTLADCNLLPKLHIVQVVCKKYRGFTIPEAFRGVHRYLSNAYAREEFASTCPDDEEIELAYEQVAKALK from the exons ATGGCTGAAGAACAACCCCAGGTCGAATTGTTCGTGAAG GCTGGCAGTGATGGGGCCAAGATTGGGAACTGCCCGTTCTCCCAGAGACTGTTCATGGTACTGTGGCTCAAGGGAGTCACCTTCAATGTTACCACCGTTGACACCAAAAG GCGGACCGAGACAGTGCAGAAGCTGTGCCCAGGGGGGCAGCTCCCATTCCTGCTGTATGGCACTGAAGTGCACACAGACACCAACAAGATTGAGGAATTTCTGGAGGCAGTGCTGTGCCCTCCCAG GTACCCCAAGCTGGCAGCTCTGAACCCTGAGTCCAACACAGCTGGGCTGGACATATTTGCCAAATTTTCTGCCTACATCAAGAATTCAAACCCAGCACTCAATGATA ATCTGGAGAAGGGACTCCTGAAAGCCCTGAAGGTTTTAGACAATTACTTAACATCCCCCCTCCCAGAAGAAGTGGATGAAACCAGTGCTGAAGATGAAGGTGTCTCTCAGAGGAAGTTTCTGGATGGCAACGAGCTCACCCTGGCTGACTGCAACCTGTTGCCAAAGTTACACATAGTACAG GTGGTGTGTAAGAAGTACCGGGGATTCACCATCCCCGAGGCCTTCCGGGGAGTGCATCGGTACTTGAGCAATGCCTACGCCCGGGAAGAATTCGCTTCCACCTGTCCAGATGATGAGGAGATCGAGCTCGCCTATGAGCAAGTGGCAAAGGCCCTCAAATAA
- the MPIG6B gene encoding megakaryocyte and platelet inhibitory receptor G6b isoform X1, whose product MAVFLQLLPLLLSRAQGNPGASLDGRPGDRVNLSCVGVSHPIRWVWAPSFPACKGLSKGRRPILWASSSGTPTVPPLQPFFGRLRSLDSGIRRLELLLSAGDSGTFFCKGRHEDESRTVLHVLGDRTYCKAPGPTHGSVYPQLLIPLLGAGLVLGLGALGLVWWLHRRLPPQPIRPLPRFAPLVKTEPQRPVKEEEPKIPGDLDQEPSLLYADLDHLALSRPRRLSTADPADASTIYAVVV is encoded by the exons ATGGCTGTGTTTCTGCAGCTGCTACCGCTGCTGCTCTCGAGGGCCCAAGGGAACCCTGGGG CTTCTCTGGACGGCCGCCCTGGGGACCGGGTGAATCTCTCCTGCGTAGGAGTCTCTCATCCCATCCGCTGGGTCTGGGCGCCCAGCTTCCCGGCCTGCAAGGGCCTGTCCAAAGGACGCCGACCGATCCTGTGGGCCTCTTCGAGCGGGACCCCCACCGTGCCTCCCCTCCAGCCTTTCTTCGGCCGCCTACGCTCCCTGGACTCTGGTATCCGGCGGCTGGAGCTCCTCTTGAGCGCGGGGGACTCGGGCACTTTTTTCTGCAAGGGCCGCCACGAGGACGAGAGCCGTACAGTGCTTCACGTGCTGGGGGACAGGACCTATTGCAAGGCCCCCGGGCCTACCCATG GGTCCGTGTATCCCCAGCTCCTGATCCCGCTGCTGGGCGCTGGGTTGGTGCTCGGACTGGGAGCTTTGGGCCTGGTCTGGTGGCTGCACAG gcgcctgcccccgCAACCGATTCGACCACTCCCTAGATTTG CTCCACTTGTGAAAACCGAGCCCCAGAGGCCAGTAAAGGAGGAAGAGCCCAAGATTCCAGGGGACCTGGACCAGGAACCG aGCCTGCTCTATGCGGATCTGGACCATCTAGCCCTCAGCAGGCCCCGCCGGCTGTCCACAGCGGACCCTGCTGATGCCTCCACCATCTATGCAGTTGTAGTTTGA
- the LOC100969283 gene encoding lymphocyte antigen 6 complex locus protein G6d isoform X1 — protein MKPQFVGILLSSLLGAALGNRMRCYNCGGSPSSSCKEAVTTCGEGRPQPGLEQIKLPGNPPVTLIHQHPACVAAHHCNQAETESVGDVTYPAHRDCYLGDLCNSAVASHVAPAGILAAAATALTCLLSGLWSG, from the exons ATGAAACCCCAGTTTGTTGGGATCTTGCTCAGCTCCCTGCTAGGGGCTGCCTTGG GAAACCGAATGCGGTGCTACAACTGTGGTGGAAGCCCCAGCAGTTCTTGCAAAGAGGCCGTGACCACCTGTGGCGAGGGCAGACCCCAGCCAGGCCTGGAACAGATCAAGCTACCTGGAAACC cCCCAGTGACCTTGATTCACCAACATCCAGCCTGCGTCGCAGCCCATCATTGCAATCAAGCGGAGACAGAGTCGGTGGGAGACGTGACTTATCCAGCCCACAGGGACTGCTACCTGGGAGACCTGTGCAACAGCGCCGTGGCAAGCCATGTGGCCCCTGCAGGCATTTTGGCTGCAGCAGCTACCGCCCTGACCTGTCTCTTGTCAGGACTGTGGAGCGGATAG
- the LY6G6C gene encoding lymphocyte antigen 6 complex locus protein G6c → MCRRKIRLRKEKGRARDRVGKEGSLGGWMGWGGGHRHARCPSWLIPCPFPPLGKMWVFSNLRCGTPEEPCQEAFNQTNRKLGLTYNTSCCNKDNCNSAGPRPTPALGLVFLTSLAGLGLWLLH, encoded by the coding sequence ATGTGCAGAAGGAAGATCAGACTGagaaaagagaaggggagggCCAGGGACAGAGTTGGAAAGGAAGgaagcctaggtgggtggatggggtggggaggtggacaCAGGCATGCCAGGTGCCCATCCTGGCTGATTCCCTGCCCATTCCCACCCCTAGGTAAGATGTGGGTTTTCTCCAATCTGCGCTGTGGCACACCAGAAGAGCCCTGTCAGGAGGCCTTCAACCAAACCAACCGCAAGCTGGGTCTGACATATAACACCAGCTGCTGCAACAAGGACAACTGCAACAGCGCAGGCCCCCGGCCCACTCCAGCCCTGGGCCTTGTCTTCCTTACCTCCTTGGCTGGCCTTGGCCTCTGGCTGCTGCACTGA
- the LOC106634867 gene encoding lymphocyte antigen 6G6e-like isoform X1, whose protein sequence is MLQLYKSRDLGVQITSPRFLSLCLAMGTSSIFLCVLFLCGALGLTMSSARGRLRCYICGFTKPCHPVPTECRDDEACGISIGTSDQSEITE, encoded by the exons ATGCTCCAACTCTACAAATCCCGGGATCTCGGGGTGCAGATCACCTCTCCCAGATTCCTGAGCCTGTGTCTGGCCATGGGCACCTCCAGCATCTTCCTCTGCGTGCTGTTCCTCTGTGGGGCACTGG GTCTCACCATGTCCTCTGCCCGGGGAAGGCTCCGCTGCTACATCTGTGGCTTCACCAAACCCTGCCACCCTGTTCCCACCGAGTGTCGGGACGATGAAGCTTGCGGCATCAGTATTGGCACTTCAG ACCAGAGTGAGATCACTGAGTGA
- the DDAH2 gene encoding putative hydrolase DDAH2, translating into MGTPGEGLGRCSHALIRGVPESLASGEGAGAGLPALDLAKAQREHGVLGGKLRQRLGLQLLELPPEESLPLGPLLGDTAVIQGDTALITRPWSPARRPEVDGVRKALQDLGLRIVEIGDQNATLDGTDVLFTGREFFVGLSKWTNHRGAEIVADTFRDFAVSTVPVSGPSHLRGLCGMGGPRTVVAGSSDAAQKAVRAMAVLTDHPYASLTLPDDAAADCLFLRPGLPGVPPFLLHRGGGDLPNSQEALQKLSDVTLVPVSCSELEKAGAGLSSLCLVLSTRPHS; encoded by the exons ATGGGGACGCCGGGGGAGGGGCTGGGCCGCTGCTCCCATGCCCTGATCCGGGGAGTCCCAGAGAGCCTGGCGTCGGGGGAAGGTGCCGGGGCTGGCCTTCCGGCTCTGGATCTGGCCAAAGCTCAAAGGGAGCACGGGGTGCTGGGAGGTAAACTGAGGCAACGACTGGGGCTACAGCTGCTAGAACTGCCACCTGAGGAGTCATTGCCGCTGGGACCGCTGCTTGGCGACACGGCCGTGATCCAAGGGGACACGGCCCTAATCACGCGGCCCTGGAGCCCCGCTCGTAGGCCAGAG GTCGATGGAGTCCGCAAAGCCCTGCAAGACCTGGGGCTCCGAATTGTGGAAATAGGAGACCAGAACGCGACGCTGGATGGCACTGACGTTCTCTTCACCG GCCGGGAGTTTTTCGTAGGCCTCTCCAAATGGACCAATCACCGAGGAGCTGAGATCGTGGCGGACACGTTCCGG GACTTCGCCGTCTCCACTGTGCCAGTCTCGGGTCCCTCCCACCTGCGCGGTCTCTGCGGCATGGGGGGACCTCGCACTGTTGTGGCAGGCAGCAGCGACGCTGCCCAAAAGGCTGTCCGG GCAATGGCAGTGCTGACAGATCACCCATATGCCTCCCTGACCCTCCCAGATGACGCAGCTGCTGACTGTCTCTTTCTTCGTCCTGGGTTGCCTGGTGTGCCCCCTTTCCTCCTGCACCGTGGAGGTGGGGATCTGCCCAACAGCCAGGAG GCACTGCAGAAGCTCTCTGATGTCACCCTGGTACCTGTGTCCTGCTCAGAACTGGAGAAGGCTGGCGCCGGGCTCAGCTCCCTCTGCTTGGTGCTCAGCACACGCCCCCACAGCTGA